The Streptomyces sp. NBC_01268 genome window below encodes:
- a CDS encoding ATP-binding cassette domain-containing protein — MSVEIALRAARVRYGPLEALHGLDLPLPAATVTVLLGRNGAGRSSALRALAGTVPLAAGRVEWRGADVTRLPAHERARRGLCFVPDLRAVYATLTVAENLDLAAPGRQDAALAAYPELAPLLAHRAGTLSGGERRMLALTRAVLSDARVVLVDEPSLGLSRAVADRTYGLLAGVARTGGAAVVLAEQRVPPGLPPGSVAFELRRGSLASGGEILAGGSGPARR, encoded by the coding sequence ATGAGCGTCGAGATCGCCCTGCGCGCGGCCCGGGTCCGCTACGGCCCCCTGGAGGCCCTGCACGGGCTCGACCTGCCGCTGCCCGCCGCCACGGTCACCGTGCTGCTCGGCCGCAACGGCGCCGGCCGCAGCTCCGCGCTGCGCGCCCTCGCCGGGACGGTGCCGCTCGCGGCGGGGCGGGTGGAGTGGCGGGGTGCCGACGTCACCCGGCTGCCCGCCCACGAGCGGGCCCGCCGCGGCCTGTGCTTCGTACCGGACCTGCGGGCCGTGTACGCGACCCTCACCGTCGCCGAGAACCTGGACCTCGCGGCACCGGGCCGCCAGGACGCCGCCCTCGCCGCGTACCCCGAGCTGGCGCCGCTGCTCGCGCACCGCGCCGGAACGCTGTCCGGCGGCGAGCGCCGGATGCTCGCGCTCACCCGCGCCGTGCTGTCGGACGCCCGGGTGGTGCTGGTCGACGAGCCGTCGCTCGGCCTGTCGAGGGCGGTGGCCGACCGGACGTACGGGCTGCTCGCGGGAGTCGCGCGCACCGGCGGCGCGGCCGTCGTCCTGGCCGAGCAGCGGGTGCCGCCCGGGCTGCCGCCGGGCTCGGTCGCCTTCGAGCTGCGCCGCGGCTCGCTCGCGTCCGGCGGCGAGATCCTGGCCGGGGGGAGCGGTCCGGCGCGCCGTTAG